One genomic region from Phycodurus eques isolate BA_2022a chromosome 16, UOR_Pequ_1.1, whole genome shotgun sequence encodes:
- the jmjd8 gene encoding jmjC domain-containing protein 8 isoform X2, with amino-acid sequence MEHWKMSPQTALRLALLSFVVLLEAQRRTHEQDGGGGGGDGDGGDGDGDGGWSRGSHLSVDDEGPCNMDVLDGSSLSLRRFLDSYAYSRPAVITGLTDNAKFRSLCSKQNLLREYGDRQVRLSTANTYSYKKADVPFRHYVDVLLGPQSPDVLGSDTLYMFGDNNVSEWRNLLDFYRPPPFLLPGTGRALSFGVAGPGTGVPFHWHGPGYSEVIYGRKRWFLYPPDEEPPFHPNASTLAWLRDVYPRLPPRQAPLQCTVRPGQD; translated from the exons ATGGAACATTGGAAAATGTCCCCCCAAACGGCCTTGCGCTTGGCTttgctgtcttttgttgtcctgCTCGAGGCGCAAAGGCGAACGCACGAAcaagacggcggcggcggcggcggcgacggcgacggcggcgacggcgacggcgacggcggCTG GTCGCGTGGGTCCCACTTGAGCGTAGATGACGAAGGTCCGTGTAACATGGACGTGTTGGACGGGTCTTCGCTCTCACTTCGTCGCTTCCTGGACAG TTACGCGTACAGCAGGCCGGCGGTCATCACGGGACTCACGGATAACGCC aaattCCGCTCTTTGTGCTCCAAGCAGAATTTACTTCGCGAATACGGCGATCGGCAAGTTCGTCTGAGTACGGCCAACACGTATTCGTACAAGAAAG CGGACGTGCCGTTCCGGCACTATGTGGACGTCCTCCTCGGACCGCAGTCGCCCGACGTCCTCGGCAGCG ACACGCTGTATATGTTCGGCGACAACAACGTGAGCGAGTGGCGCAACCTTCTGGACTTTTACCGGCCACCGCCGTTCTTGCTGCCCGGCACCGGCCGAGCGTTAAGCTTCGGCGTCGCAG GTCCGGGAACCGGCGTCCCCTTCCACTGGCACGGACCGGGATACTCGGAGGTCATCTACGGGAGGAAG CGCTGGTTCCTGTACCCGCCGGATGAGGAGCCGCCCTTTCACCCCAACGCCAGCACCCTGGCGTGGCTGAGGGACGTGTACCCGCGGCTGCCCCCGCGCCAAGCCCCGCTCCAGTGCACCGTGCGACCCGGACAG
- the jmjd8 gene encoding jmjC domain-containing protein 8 isoform X1 yields the protein MEHWKMSPQTALRLALLSFVVLLEAQRRTHEQDGGGGGGDGDGGDGDGDGGWSRGSHLSVDDEGPCNMDVLDGSSLSLRRFLDSYAYSRPAVITGLTDNAKFRSLCSKQNLLREYGDRQVRLSTANTYSYKKADVPFRHYVDVLLGPQSPDVLGSDTLYMFGDNNVSEWRNLLDFYRPPPFLLPGTGRALSFGVAGPGTGVPFHWHGPGYSEVIYGRKRWFLYPPDEEPPFHPNASTLAWLRDVYPRLPPRQAPLQCTVRPGQVLYFPTRWWHATLNLDAGVFISTFLG from the exons ATGGAACATTGGAAAATGTCCCCCCAAACGGCCTTGCGCTTGGCTttgctgtcttttgttgtcctgCTCGAGGCGCAAAGGCGAACGCACGAAcaagacggcggcggcggcggcggcgacggcgacggcggcgacggcgacggcgacggcggCTG GTCGCGTGGGTCCCACTTGAGCGTAGATGACGAAGGTCCGTGTAACATGGACGTGTTGGACGGGTCTTCGCTCTCACTTCGTCGCTTCCTGGACAG TTACGCGTACAGCAGGCCGGCGGTCATCACGGGACTCACGGATAACGCC aaattCCGCTCTTTGTGCTCCAAGCAGAATTTACTTCGCGAATACGGCGATCGGCAAGTTCGTCTGAGTACGGCCAACACGTATTCGTACAAGAAAG CGGACGTGCCGTTCCGGCACTATGTGGACGTCCTCCTCGGACCGCAGTCGCCCGACGTCCTCGGCAGCG ACACGCTGTATATGTTCGGCGACAACAACGTGAGCGAGTGGCGCAACCTTCTGGACTTTTACCGGCCACCGCCGTTCTTGCTGCCCGGCACCGGCCGAGCGTTAAGCTTCGGCGTCGCAG GTCCGGGAACCGGCGTCCCCTTCCACTGGCACGGACCGGGATACTCGGAGGTCATCTACGGGAGGAAG CGCTGGTTCCTGTACCCGCCGGATGAGGAGCCGCCCTTTCACCCCAACGCCAGCACCCTGGCGTGGCTGAGGGACGTGTACCCGCGGCTGCCCCCGCGCCAAGCCCCGCTCCAGTGCACCGTGCGACCCGGACAG